Below is a genomic region from Streptomyces sp. RPA4-2.
CTGTTCCCCGACGCGTTGACCGCCGGCGACGAGGACGCCGCCGCGTTCGGTCTGAACGGGGTCTCGGACGGCCTGCACGTGCTGCTGCCACAGGCCGCGACCGGCCTGTTCGAGCCGCTCCGCGACCGGGGGTTCGAGCCCGTCGGCATCGATCTGAGCGAACTCCTCAAGGGCGGCGGCAGCGTGAAGTGCTGCACGCAGGAACTGAGGTGAGGTGGCGGGACGAGGAACCGGTCGGCCGTGAACGTACGGGGTGTCAGCCCTCGTCGGCCGGGGGCGGCCAGGCGTCGCCCCAGTCCGCGTCCCGGGCCGCACGGTAGAGAGGTCCGTGGCGCTTGGTCACCGTCTCACGGTGCAGGGACTCGTCCGGGCCGCACAGGTCCAGCAGCACCTGCCCCTTGCGGATCTGCGGCCTGCGCACCACGCGGGAGGCGGCCGGGTCCGCCGGGAGGCGGGTGGCGGCGACGTAGCTGAACTTCTCGTCCTCGTACGCCAGGGAGCCGCCCTTGACCTGCCGGTGCAGGGAGGAGCGGCTGACCCTGGCGGAGAAGTGGCACCAGTCCTCGCCGGGCACGATGGGGCAGGCCGCGCTGTGCGGACAGGGGGCGGCGACGCGGAACCCGGTGTCGATCAGGCGGTCGCGGGCCTCGATCACCCGAGCGTATCCGTCGGGGGTGCCCGGCTCGATGATCACGACGGCCCGTGCGGCGGCGGCCGCGGCCGTCACGACGGTGGCGCGGTCGGCGGCGGTGAGCTCGCCGAGGACGTACGACACCGTCACGAGATCAGTGCTCTCGACAGTGAGCGCCGCTCCGATGCGGGTGCGGTGCCACTCCGCGGGCTTCAGCTCCGGGTTCGTGGCGGCGATCTCGCGGCCCAGCGCGAGCGCGGGCTCGGCCCAGTCGAGCACGGTCACCGGGCGGGCGCCCGGCCAGGTCGCGTTCACCGCCCAGGTCGCGGCGCCCGTGCCGCCGCCGATGTCCACGTGGCTGGTCGGTGCCCACTCCGGCACCGCGTCCGCGAACGCCTCCAGCGCGGCGCGCACCGCCTCGAACGTCGCCGGCATCCGGTAGGCGGCGTACGCGACCACGTCCGAGCGGTCGCGGAGGATCGGTGCGTGGGTCGGGGTGGTCCCCCGGTAGTTCGCGATCAGCCGCTCGACGGCCTGGGCGGCGGCCTTCGGCGGCAGCCCGTCGAGCAGGCCGGCGAGGGCGGTACGCAGGGTGTCGGCGGCGTTCACGCGGTGATTCTACGGGGGTGGAGCGACCCGCCCGTATCCTCGCCCCCGCCGGCCTTGAGGGCCTTGTCCTCAAACGCCGGACGGGCTGGGTAGGTCAGCCCGTCCGGCGTTTGAGGACGAGCTCCTTCGGGCGAAGCGGGGGTCCGGGGGGCGGAGCCCCTTGGCGGGGTCCGGGGCGGAGCCCCAGGGACAGGACGGGTCGGGTAGGGGCGGCGGGGGCGAGACAACACCCGCGTCAAGCGCCCCGTACCGCCCGAGCCATCCGCGTCGCCGCCTCCACCCGAGGCCCATTCCGCACCGGCCGCCGCCGAGGATGCACCGTGTTCGCCAACAGCACGAGAAACGTGCCCGTCGCCGGATCCAGCACCAGCGACGTCCCCGTGAAACCCGTGTGTCCCGCAGCACCGCCCGCCGCCAGGGCCCCCATGAACCAGGACTGGCCGATGGCGAAGCCGAGGCCCGGCGGGGTGAGCATCAGCTCGACGAAGTCGGGACCGAGGATGCGCGCGGGCCCGTAGGAACCGCCCGCGAGCAGCGCGCGGCAGAAGACGGCGAGGTCACGGGCCGTGGAGAAGAGACCCGCGTGCCCCGCCACCCCGCCGAGCGCCCACGCGTTCTCGTCGTGCACCACCCCCCGCAGCATCCCGCGGTCCGCCTTGGCCCACGGCCGCCGCTGGTCCTCGGTCGCGGCCGCGTCCGGGCACGGCCCGAAGCGGGTGGCCGTCATTCCCAGCGGTCTGGTGATCCCGTCCCTGACAAGGACGTCGAGGGCACGGCCGGTGATGCGTTCCAGCACGTGCTGGAGGAGGAGCAGGTTCAGATCCGAGTAGCGGTACTCCCCCGGCTCGGACGAGGGCCCCTCCGCCCGCAGCATCGCCAGGCGCGCCCTGTCGTCCGGGCAGTCGTACAGCGGGAGTTCGGGCCGCAGCCCGGAGGTGTGCGTGAGCAGCTGCCGCACGGTGATGTCGTACGCGGAGGCCGCGCGGAACTCCGGCAGGTACGCGCCCACGCGCGCGTCGATGCCGAGCGTGCCGCGCTCCAGCTGCTGCACCGCGGCGACCGCCGTGAACAGTTTGGTGAGGGAGGCCAGGTCGAAGAGGGTGCGCACGCTCATCGGAAGCCGCTCCGCGGGCGGCAGTTCGACCCCGGTGTCGGTCTTCTCGTCGTACGACGCGTAGCGCACCGCCCAGCCCGCGGCCTCCTCGACGGCGATGACCGGGCCGCGCCCGGCGACCACGACGACGCCGGCCGCCCAGGGGTGCGGTCCGCGGGTGAGGGCGCGGACGTCGCGTACGAGATGGCGCAGTTCGGCCGGATCGAGCCCGGCCCGCTCCGGTGTGTCGACGCGCAGTTTCGGTGCGCTCAGCTGTCCGCCGCCTTTCCGTCCGTTCCGGCCGTTCCGGCCGTGGCATCGGTCCCGTCCATGGGCTGTCCCGTCCGCCAGGGACGGCACAGTCCCATGAAGCAGGCGACGGCCACCAGTACCGCCGCCAGTTGGACGACGGCCATCGGAACGGCGGTGTGCTCTCCGGCGATGCCGACCAGCGGTGAGGCGACCGCTCCGATGAGGAAGGAGGAGGTGCCCAGCAGCGCGGAGGCGGAGCCGGCGGCGTGCCGTACGCGCATCAGGGCGAGCGCCTGGGTGTTGGGCAGCGCGAGGCCCATCGCGGACATCAGGACGAACAGGGCGACGGCCACCGGCGCCAGCCCGACCTCGCCGAAGACGCCGGCGGACATCAGGAGCAGCGCGGTCGCGCCGAGGGCGATGAGGGCGAGGCCCACGGCGAGGACCTTGTCGAGGCCGACCCGGCCGACCAGGAGCTTGCCGTTGATCTGGCCGACGGCCACCAGGCCGACCGAGTT
It encodes:
- a CDS encoding serine hydrolase, which encodes MSAPKLRVDTPERAGLDPAELRHLVRDVRALTRGPHPWAAGVVVVAGRGPVIAVEEAAGWAVRYASYDEKTDTGVELPPAERLPMSVRTLFDLASLTKLFTAVAAVQQLERGTLGIDARVGAYLPEFRAASAYDITVRQLLTHTSGLRPELPLYDCPDDRARLAMLRAEGPSSEPGEYRYSDLNLLLLQHVLERITGRALDVLVRDGITRPLGMTATRFGPCPDAAATEDQRRPWAKADRGMLRGVVHDENAWALGGVAGHAGLFSTARDLAVFCRALLAGGSYGPARILGPDFVELMLTPPGLGFAIGQSWFMGALAAGGAAGHTGFTGTSLVLDPATGTFLVLLANTVHPRRRPVRNGPRVEAATRMARAVRGA
- a CDS encoding small ribosomal subunit Rsm22 family protein is translated as MNAADTLRTALAGLLDGLPPKAAAQAVERLIANYRGTTPTHAPILRDRSDVVAYAAYRMPATFEAVRAALEAFADAVPEWAPTSHVDIGGGTGAATWAVNATWPGARPVTVLDWAEPALALGREIAATNPELKPAEWHRTRIGAALTVESTDLVTVSYVLGELTAADRATVVTAAAAAARAVVIIEPGTPDGYARVIEARDRLIDTGFRVAAPCPHSAACPIVPGEDWCHFSARVSRSSLHRQVKGGSLAYEDEKFSYVAATRLPADPAASRVVRRPQIRKGQVLLDLCGPDESLHRETVTKRHGPLYRAARDADWGDAWPPPADEG